The following proteins are encoded in a genomic region of Saccharomyces mikatae IFO 1815 strain IFO1815 genome assembly, chromosome: 9:
- the MNT3 gene encoding alpha-1,3-mannosyltransferase MNT3 (similar to Saccharomyces cerevisiae MNT3 (YIL014W); ancestral locus Anc_7.123) has protein sequence MLKSLKSRRLIIRRSVIFLLFFFFSYLIFSASRHAPSSAKANNIEGERTAVESSVFRWIEERQRQIEPENFIKRLLAHLLPSLNRTPYNERVLLTQLAKNEILKRDKCRYIFEVLYKIDPHWDNAQTVDFHNVDGIDNTLASLLGERLRTYDYCFLSGQLDPTKIFENSTVNPYDLQNKIFPFLKKTSKESKIVMWPVITDLTTGELVPAPEIDMEPSTFNGNFWSNWNSLSEGRGFVLTFAEKDVPLFLKQLKVMDFLRNELPFQIITTGEGLSTESIAEISKIAKEAKQKVYLVDCSTVLDTEFSKKYISFFQNKWVATLFNTFKEYILLDADVVPFVESDYFFDSPSYRQSGILLFKDRVMKSEQTFSYCIEMLREVEPSGQERKSIGSKLIFDSSLPFSSINSEEASVYYNFFKKLQLHHVDSGLVVVNKLEKLNGLLMSFMFNLNGKLQRCVYGDKEIFWLGQLYAGQDYSINPVDGGIIGPVIEQSVNDDGGPSRNYYICSAQIAHSDSKNQLLWINGGLKTCKFSNSAADDFNKEPEYFKSRYKEAAELQRLYDAPLNVEGLIIPDVSVNPWIQIKECSNYMYCAYAKGEKQANSKIDLGRVIRFTSEKSEYINGISRIWNAS, from the coding sequence ATGCTCAAATCCTTAAAATCAAGAAGATTGATCATAAGACGATCAGTAATatttttgctctttttttttttttcataccTTATTTTCTCTGCGAGTCGACATGCACCATCATCAGCTAAAGCGAACAATATTGAAGGTGAAAGAACAGCTGTTGAATCATCTGTGTTTCGTTGGATTGAGGAAAGGCAACGACAAATAGAACCcgaaaattttataaaaCGATTACTTGCCCACCTTTTACCCTCTTTGAATAGAACTCCTTATAATGAGCGTGTACTGCTGACGCAATTAGCAAAGAATGAAATACTCAAGCGGGACAAGTGCCGTTACATTTTTGAAGTACTATATAAAATTGATCCCCATTGGGATAATGCGCAAACCGTAGATTTTCATAACGTTGATGGAATAGACAACACGTTGGCGTCGCTATTAGGTGAACGATTAAGGACATATGATTATTGCTTTTTGTCAGGTCAATTAGACCCTACTAAAATATTCGAAAACTCAACCGTAAATCCTTACGATTtgcaaaacaaaatatttccatttttgaaaaaaaccaGCAAGGAGTCGAAAATTGTAATGTGGCCAGTTATCACAGATTTAACGACGGGAGAGTTAGTACCGGCACCCGAAATTGATATGGAACCATCAACTTTTAATGGAAATTTCTGGTCCAACTGGAATAGCTTGAGTGAAGGAAGAGGCTTTGTCTTGACATTTGCTGAAAAGGATgttcctttatttttaaaacaGTTAAAAGTGATGGATTTTTTAAGGAACGAATTACCGTTTCAGATTATCACCACAGGAGAGGGATTGTCAACAGAATCCATTGCTGAAATATCTAAGATCGCGAAAGAAGCGAAACAAAAGGTCTACTTAGTAGATTGTTCTACTGTGCTTGACACtgaattttcaaagaaatatatttctttctttcagaATAAATGGGTTGCCACTTTATTCAACACATTTAAAGAATACATCTTGTTGGATGCTGATGTGGTACCCTTTGTGGAATCTGATTACTTTTTTGACTCTCCTTCTTACAGACAAAGCGGGATACTTTTGTTCAAGGATAGGGTTATGAAGAGCGAACAGACTTTTTCATATTGCATCGAAATGCTGAGGGAAGTAGAACCATCTGGACAAGAACGCAAATCGATCGGCAGCAAGCTAATCTTCGATTCGTCCTTGCCGTTCTCTTCCATAAACTCTGAAGAAGCTTCAGTGTATTACaacttctttaaaaaattaCAACTACATCATGTTGATAGTGGTTTGGTGGTAGTCAacaaacttgaaaaattaaatggACTACTGATGTCTTTTATGTTCAATTTGAACGGAAAGTTGCAAAGGTGTGTCTATGGtgacaaagaaatattttggCTAGGTCAACTGTATGCCGGTCAAGATTATTCTATCAACCCCGTTGATGGTGGTATAATTGGTCCTGTTATTGAACAGTCCGTAAATGATGACGGTGGTCCAAGCAGAAATTATTACATTTGTTCTGCACAGATTGCACATAGTGACTCTAAAAATCAATTATTATGGATAAACGGTGGATTGAAGACTTGCAAATTCTCAAACAGCGCAGCAGATGACTTTAATAAAGAACCAGAGTATTTCAAGAGTAGGTATAAGGAAGCTGCAGAGTTACAGCGGCTATACGATGCTCCACTGAATGTAGAGGGGCTGATCATCCCTGATGTTTCTGTTAATCCGTGGATCCAAATCAAGGAATGTTCGAATTATATGTACTGTGCCTATGCTAAAGGTGAAAAACAAGCAAACTCTAAAATTGATTTAGGTCGTGTTATCAGATTCACCAGCGAGAAATCAGAATATATCAATGGTATTTCTAGAATCTGGAATGCTagttag
- the SMKI09G1530 gene encoding uncharacterized protein (similar to Saccharomyces cerevisiae YIL012W): protein MSRHIKEHLNVVGERKKVCACVCLCVCVFMYVSFYVHCTTSKVVLSWSNRLLFQHFLYAVRKWSDWWQG, encoded by the coding sequence ATGTCACGTCACATAAAGGAGCATTTGAACGTAGTCGGTGAGAGAAAGAAAGTGTGTGCGTGTGTGTGTCTGTGTGTCTGTGTATTTATGTATGTGAGTTTTTATGTGCATTGCACCACTTCAAAGGTTGTGCTTTCCTGGTCTAATAGGTTGctttttcaacattttttataCGCTGTGAGAAAATGGTCAGATTGGTGGCAAGGTTAG
- the PDR11 gene encoding ATP-binding cassette multidrug transporter PDR11 (similar to Saccharomyces cerevisiae PDR11 (YIL013C) and AUS1 (YOR011W); ancestral locus Anc_7.123a), translated as MSLSKYFNPIPDASVTFDGATVQLEDSLGTVQNDGESISESKNVDHLEICDITFRANEGEVILVLGNPTSALFKGLFHGHKHLKYSPEGSIRFKDNEYKQFAAKCPHQIIYNNEQDIHFPYLTVEQTIDFALSCKFRIPKQERIEMRNVLLKEFGLSHVRKTYVGNDYVRGVSGGERKRISIIETFIANGSVYLWDNSTKGLDSATALEFLSITQKMAKATRSVNFVKISQASDKIVSKFDKILMLSDSFQVFYGTIDECLSHFHDTLQIKKNPNDCIIEYLTSILNFKFKETKNSIIGLDTPSVVSAENRALNINNETDLHTLWVQSPYYKNWKTKTSKTIQECTRKDVNPDDISPIFSIPLVAQLKTCTVRAFQRIIGDKNYLISQLISVIVQSLVIGSLFYNIPLTTIGSFSRGSLTFFSILFFTFLSLADMPASFQRLPVVRKHVQLHFYYNWVETLATNFFDCCSKFILVVVFTIILYFLAHLQYNAARFFIFLLFLSVYNFCMVSLFALTALIAPTLSMANLLAGILLLAIAMYASYVIYMKDMHPWFIWIAYLNPAMFAMEAILSNELFNLKLDCHESIIPRGEYYDNISFSHKACAWQGATLGNNYVRGHDYLKSGLKYSYNHVWRNFGIIIGFLCFFLFCSLLAAEYITPLFTRENLLRWNCYLKRYCPYISSRNKKGNYNAKNTGIRIPKSPVANFSTSSSSIPSVSHQYDTDYNIKHPDDENVNNHAKESVAMETHKHVISWKNINYTIGDKKLISDASGYISSGLTALMGESGAGKTTLLNVLSQRTESGVVTGELLIDGRPLTDIDAFRRSIGFVQQQDVHLELLTVKESLEISCVLRGDGDKEYLGVVSNLLKLPSGKLVTDLSPTQRKLLSIGVELVTKPSLLLFLDEPTSGLDAEAALTIVQFLKKLSMQGQAILCTIHQPSKSVISYFDNIYLLKRGGECVYFGSLTDACDYFVAHDECLTFDKEMDNPADFIIDVVGSGSTNIEIDDVEKSTSSKFDEQTSCQRQASSSTNWAALWESSYEKVRIADNLSLLEEEARNSGVDFTTSVWSPPSYMEQIKLITRRQYICTRRDMAYVFAKYALNAGAGLFIGFSFWRTKHNISGLQDAIFLCFMMLCVSSPLINQVQDKALQSKEVYIAREARSNTYHWTVLLIAQTIVELPLAISSSTLFFLCCYFCCGFESSARVAGVFYLNYILFAMYYLSFGLWLLYSAPDLQTAAVFVAFLYSFTASFCGVMQPYSLFPRFWTFMYRVSPYTYFIETFVSLLLHDRKVNCLTSEMVPSQPLTGQNCGQFMKPFIDEFGGKLYINNTFTVCAYCMYTVGDDFLAQENMSYHHRWRNFGLEWVFICFNLAAMFVGFYLTYIKKIWPSVISGIKKCIPSMRKSKNTDKASL; from the coding sequence ATGTCTCTTTCCAAATATTTCAATCCAATTCCTGACGCTTCGGTCACTTTTGATGGAGCCACCGTTCAATTAGAGGACTCTCTCGGCACTGTTCAAAACGATGGAGAGTCCATATCGGAATCCAAAAACGTAGATCATTTAGAAATTTGCGACATCACTTTTCGTGCGAATGAAGGTGAAGTCATCTTAGTATTGGGGAACCCAACATCAGCGCTCTTCAAAGGTTTATTCCATGGTCACAAACATCTGAAGTACTCACCTGAGGGGTCTATTAGATTCAAAGACAATGAATACAAGCAGTTTGCTGCCAAATGTCCTCATCAGATCATTTATAACAACGAACAAGATATCCACTTCCCATATCTGACGGTGGAGCAAACCATTGATTTTGCATTAAGTTGTAAATTTCGTATTCCTAAGCAGGAGCGTATTGAAATGAGAAACGTGTTACTAAAAGAATTCGGGTTGTCGCACGTAAGGAAGACATATGTCGGGAATGACTACGTTCGTGGTGTTTCTGGCGGTGAAAGAAAACGTATCTCTATCATTGAAACCTTTATCGCTAATGGTTCTGTGTACCTATGGGACAACTCGACAAAAGGCTTAGATTCTGCCACCGCGTTGGAATTTCTTTCCATCACGCAGAAGATGGCGAAAGCCACAAGATCGGTGAATTTTGTCAAAATTTCTCAAGCTAGTGACAAAATTGTTAGCAAATTTGACAAGATCCTTATGCTTAGTGATTCATTCCAGGTATTTTATGGAACCATAGACGAATGTTTGAGCCATTTCCATGATACTTTGcagataaagaaaaacccTAACGATTGCATTATCGAATATTTAACATCAATCttgaatttcaaattcaaggAAACGAAAAATTCCATTATCGGTCTTGATACACCATCTGTTGTCTCAGCAGAAAATCGAGCGTTGAACATTAATAATGAAACAGATTTGCATACACTATGGGTTCAATCTCCATACTATAAAAACTGGAAGacaaaaacttcaaaaacaatacaaGAATGCACTAGAAAGGATGTCAATCCAGATGACATTTCTCCCATTTTTAGCATTCCATTAGTAGCGCAACTAAAAACGTGTACTGTAAGAGCGTTTCAAAGAATCATTGGTGACAAAAATTACTTGATCTCTCAATTGATTTCTGTTATAGTACAGTCCTTGGTGATTGGGtctcttttttataatattcCACTAACAACAATTGGGTCATTTTCAAGAGGatctttaacttttttttccatccTGTTCTTTACATTCCTTTCTTTGGCTGACATGCCTGCTTCCTTTCAGAGGCTTCCCGTTGTCCGTAAGCACGTCCaacttcatttttattataattGGGTGGAAACGTTAGCGACAAACTTTTTTGACTGCTGCTCTAAATTTATACTCGTGGTTGTTTTCACCATCATACTTTACTTTTTAGCTCACTTGCAATACAATGCCGCTAGgtttttcatctttttgcTATTCCTTTCTGTCTACAACTTTTGCATGGTGTCACTATTTGCCTTGACCGCTTTGATCGCTCCGACTTTATCAATGGCAAACCTTTTAGCCGGAATTTTACTGCTAGCCATTGCCATGTATGCGTCTTATGTTATTTACATGAAAGATATGCACCCATGGTTTATCTGGATTGCATACTTGAATCCTGCTATGTTTGCAATGGAAGCTATACTAAGCAACGAATTGTTCAACCTAAAGCTAGACTGTCACGAAAGCATTATTCCTAGAGGTGAATATTATGACAACATATCATTTAGTCATAAAGCTTGTGCTTGGCAAGGTGCTACCCTAGGTAACAATTACGTAAGAGGCCATGATTATCTAAAAAGTGGGCTAAAGTACAGTTACAACCACGTATGGAGAAATTTCGGCATTATTATCGGGTTTCTGTGTTTCTTTCTATTCTGTTCTTTGCTAGCCGCCGAATATATTACACCTCTCTTCACGAGAGAAAACTTGTTACGTTGGAATTGCTATCTTAAAAGATATTGTCCCTATATAAGTAGCAGgaataaaaaaggaaattacAATGCTAAAAATACTGGAATAAGAATTCCTAAGTCCCCAGTAGCAAATTTTTCCACTTCATCCTCATCTATACCATCCGTCTCTCATCAGTACGACACTGATTACAATATCAAGCATcctgatgatgaaaatgttaATAACCACGCTAAGGAATCCGTAGCTATGGAAACACATAAGCACGTCATTTCTtggaaaaatatcaattaTACCATTGGagacaaaaaattaattaGCGACGCTTCCGGTTATATAAGTTCTGGGTTAACTGCCTTAATGGGCGAGTCTGGTGCTGGTAAAACGACTTTGTTAAATGTTTTATCTCAAAGAACTGAAAGTGGTGTTGTAACTGGTGAATTATTAATCGATGGCCGACCATTAACAGATATTGATGCTTTCAGAAGAAGTATCGGGTTCGTTCAGCAGCAAGATGTACACTTAGAGCTTTTAACTGTAAAAGAGTCTTTGGAAATTTCCTGCGTTCTAAGAGGTGATGGTGACAAAGAGTATTTAGGGGTTGTTAGTAACCTATTAAAATTACCTTCGGGAAAACTTGTTACCGATTTATCTCCAactcaaagaaaattattatcTATCGGTGTTGAACTGGTTACTAAACCTTCtctgttattatttctAGATGAACCTACTTCAGGATTAGATGCTGAAGCAGCTTTGACTATTGTTcaattcttgaaaaaactttCAATGCAAGGGCAGGCAATATTATGTACTATTCACCAACCTAGCAAAAGTGTTATCAGCTATTTTGACAACATCTACTTACTAAAAAGAGGGGGTGAATGTGTCTATTTTGGTTCATTAACAGATGCCTGTGACTACTTTGTAGCTCACGATGAATGCTTAacttttgataaagaaatgGATAATCCAGCcgattttattattgacGTTGTTGGTAGTGGGAGTACCAATATAGAAATCGATGATGTAGAAAAGTCAACCTCCAGTAAATTCGACGAGCAGACATCCTGTCAAAGACAGGCAAGTTCTTCAACCAACTGGGCTGCACTTTGGGAATCCTCTTATGAGAAGGTGAGAATTGCCGATAATTTAAGtttattggaagaagaagccaGAAACTCTGGTGTTGATTTCACTACATCCGTATGGAGTCCACCCTCATATATGGAACAGATAAAATTAATTACCAGAAGACAATATATTTGTACTAGAAGGGACATGGCTTACGTTTTCGCCAAATATGCTCTAAATGCTGGCGCTGGACTATTCATTGGGTTCTCCTTTTGGAGAACAAAGCATAATATAAGCGGTTTGCAAGATGCTATTTTCTTATGTTTCATGATGCTTTGTGTTTCCTCCCCTTTAATCAATCAGGTACAAGATAAAGCTTTACAATCTAAGGAAGTCTATATTGCTAGGGAGGCAAGATCTAATACTTATCATTGGACTGTCCTTTTGATTGCTCAGACTATTGTCGAATTGCCATTGGCAATCTCTAGCTCCacgttattttttctgtgtTGCTACTTCTGTTGTGGTTTTGAATCTTCTGCTCGAGTAGCTGGCGTCTTTTACTTgaattatattttgtttgcCATGTATTATTTATCATTTGGACTATGGCTTCTATATTCTGCACCCGATTTACAAACTGCTGCTGTCTTTGTTGCGTTCTTATATAGTTTTACAGCTTCCTTTTGTGGTGTCATGCAGCCTTACTCGTTATTTCCAAGATTTTGGACATTCATGTACAGAGTCTCACCGTACACATATTTCATTGAGACCTTCGTTAGCTTACTTCTTCATGATAGAAAAGTAAACTGCTTAACAAGTGAAATGGTGCCAAGCCAACCTTTAACAGGTCAAAATTGTGGTCAATTTATGAAGCCCTTTATTGACGAGTTTGGTGGGAAACTATACATCAACAATACATTTACTGTCTGCGCGTATTGCATGTATACTGTCGGGGATGATTTTCTGGCTCAAGAAAAtatgagttatcatcataGATGGAGAAATTTTGGTTTGGAATGGGTTTTCATCTGCTTTAACCTTGCTGCCATGTTTGTGGGCTTCTACTTAACCtacattaaaaaaatctggCCTTCTGTGATTAGCGGCATCAAAAAGTGTATTCCATCCATGagaaaatccaaaaataCAGATAAAGCAAGTCTGTAG
- the DOT5 gene encoding thioredoxin peroxidase DOT5 (similar to Saccharomyces cerevisiae DOT5 (YIL010W); ancestral locus Anc_7.126) — MGKALRRSTRIAASKRSLEDEESKFDPISPPEVLKKRVKTDLKVKVSETEDQGDNSASTSTELKIGDPIPDLSLLSEDNDSISLKKIAEENKIVVFFVYPKASTPGCTRQACGFRDNYDDLKKHSAVFGLSSDSVTSQKRFQTKQNLPYHLLSDPKREFIGLLGAKKTPLSGSIRSHFVFVDGKLRFKRVKISPEVSVNDAKKEILELAEKVKE, encoded by the coding sequence ATGGGTAAAGCTCTACGTAGATCGACTAGGATTGCAGCATCGAAAAGATCGttggaagatgaagaatccAAATTTGACCCCATTTCGCCACCGGAAGTGCTTAAAAAGAGGGTTAAGACAGATTTAAAGGTTAAAGTTAGCGAAACAGAAGACCAAGGGGACAACAGTGCATCTACCTCTACCGAATTGAAAATAGGAGATCCTATCCCTGATTTAAGTCTCTTAAGCGAAGATAATGACTCTATctccttgaaaaaaattgccgAAGAGAACAAAATAGTAGTATTTTTCGTGTATCCCAAGGCAAGCACGCCTGGTTGTACTAGACAGGCCTGTGGGTTTCGTGACAATTACGATGATCTCAAGAAACATTCTGCTGTCTTTGGATTAAGTTCAGATTCTGTGACATCCCAGAAAAGGTTCCAGACTAAGCAAAATTTGCCATATCATTTACTAAGCGATCCTAAGAGAGAGTTTATTGGATTGTTAGGTGCGAAAAAAACGCCACTCTCAGGTTCCATCAGATCGCACTTTGTCTTTGTTGATGGGAAATTGAGATTCAAAAGAGTTAAAATATCACCAGAAGTCAGTGTAAATGACGCCAAAAAGGAAATCCTGGAGCTTGCTGAAAAGGtcaaagaataa
- the BAR1 gene encoding aspartyl protease BAR1 (similar to Saccharomyces cerevisiae BAR1 (YIL015W); ancestral locus Anc_7.182), with protein sequence MFIIHNFCLQLLLASLAIINTIAAITNDGTGRLEFSLQRKEDMYYATTLDIGTPSQQLTVLFDTGSADFWIMDSSNPFCLSTSSTSSYLNATYDGSIITPSVDCQSMVTYSEGNSSTYQNLDNGRFYIIYADGTFADGTWGTETVSIDGIVIPNIQFGLAKYATTPVSGVLGIGFPRRESVKGYEGAPNKYYPNFPQILKSEQIIDVVAYSLFLNSPESGTGSIIFGAIDESKFSGDLFTFPMVNEYPNIVDTPATLAMTIQGLGAQNKNSCEYETFMTTKYPVLLDSGTSLLNAPKVIADKMASFVNATYSAEEGIYILDCPAFADEIEYTFDFGDLKISVPLTSLILSPEAEGGYCGFAVQPTNDSMVLGDVFLSSAYVVFDLDNYKISLAQANWDVSEITTKLVNVRADGSIPGGKTATAEPWTANEPFTVTSNIFSSTDCKSTPIIQSSTTPSSIANTSMLAGKYSTKILGTRLTTTLSKTTPSSMNQSMSATTKNSNSGTLKSSLTVEKSGSSFLSTISIETSSMSDKETHLTHSKHQTIRNSHTIENSRFHPESVHKTTNRPAHKTIITETVTKYSTVLVNICKPTY encoded by the coding sequence ATGTTTATAATACATAATTTCTGTTTGCAACTTTTGTTGGCGAGTTTGGCTATCATTAATACTATTGCTGCTATAACAAATGATGGCACTGGTCGTTTAGAATTCTCCCTGCAGCGTAAAGAGGATATGTATTACGCTACGACCTTAGATATAGGCACTCCGTCTCAACAACTGACAGTATTATTTGATACCGGGTCTGCTGATTTTTGGATTATGGATTCTAGTAACCCGTTCTGCTTATCAACTTCAAGCACATCATCATATCTAAACGCAACTTACGATGGCAGCATAATCACGCCTTCAGTTGATTGCCAGTCTATGGTCACATATAGCGAGGGTAATTCTTCCACGTACCAAAATCTAGATAATGGTAGgttttatattatttatgCGGACGGAACGTTTGCTGATGGTACTTGGGGGACGGAAACAGTATCAATTGATGGAATTGTCATCCCTAACATTCAGTTTGGTTTAGCTAAATATGCTACAACACCAGTAAGTGGTGTCCTAGGCATCGGATTTCCTAGAAGAGAGTCTGTTAAGGGTTACGAAGGGGCACCTAATAAGTACTATCCTAATTTCCCACAAATCTTAAAAAGTGAACAAATCATTGACGTTGTCGCCTACTCGTTATTCTTAAATTCACCTGAATCTGGAACTGgttctattatttttggCGCCATTGATGAATCAAAATTCTCTGGGGatttatttacttttccTATGGTGAATGAATATCCTAATATAGTCGATACTCCTGCAACTTTAGCAATGACCATTCAAGGTTTAGGTGctcaaaacaaaaacagcTGCGAGTATGAAACATTTATGACGACCAAGTATCCAGTTTTATTGGACTCAGGAACATCGCTATTAAATGCGCCAAAAGTAATTGCAGACAAGATGGCTTCATTCGTGAATGCTACTTATAGTGCAGAGGAAGGAATATACATATTAGATTGTCCAGCTTTCGCAGATGAAATTGAATATACTTTCGACTTTGGcgatttgaaaataagtGTTCCACTTACTAGTTTAATTCTAAGTCCTGAGGCTGAGGGTGGTTATTGTGGGTTTGCGGTCCAACCAACAAACGATTCTATGGTTCTAGGCGATGTGTTCCTTTCCTCTGCATATGTTGTATTTGATCTCGATAACTATAAAATATCTTTAGCACAAGCAAATTGGGATGTCAGCGAGATTACAACAAAATTAGTGAATGTTCGCGCAGATGGGTCCATTCCAGGCGGTAAGACCGCTACAGCTGAACCCTGGACCGCTAATGAGCCATTTACAGTTACCTCTAACATTTTCTCATCGACCGATTGCAAGAGTACGCCTATTATTCAATCATCAACAACTCCTTCATCTATTGCAAATACCAGCATGCTGGCTGGCAAATACTCTACGAAAATACTGGGCACCAGATTAACTACTACCTTAAGTAAAACTACGCCAAGCAGTATGAACCAAAGTATGAGTGCAACCACGAAAAACTCTAACAGTGGTACGTTAAAATCATCCTTAACTGTGGAAAAGTCAGGCAgtagttttctttccacGATTTCAATAGAAACATCGTCCATGAGCGACAAGGAAACACATCTCACCCATTCGAAACACCAGACCATAAGGAATTCACACACAATAGAGAATTCTAGATTTCACCCAGAATCTGTCCATAAAACGACAAATCGACCTGCTCACAAGACAATCATAACAGAAACTGTCACGAAGTATTCTACGGTTCTGGTAAATATCTGCAAGCCGACGTATTAA
- the TIR3 gene encoding Tir3p (similar to Saccharomyces cerevisiae TIR3 (YIL011W) and TIR2 (YOR010C); ancestral locus Anc_7.123b): MSFTKIATLLAVAAVSTQLVSAIGQYEIVEFNAILEDVKANLQQYMSLAYNDPNFSLPTGVLDVYQHMTTATDDSYTSYFTEMDFAQISTAMFRVPWYSSRLEPEIISALKNAGITITSLGQTVAESDAASTSASESSASSSAASSAASSSAASSSAASSAASSASSSKASSSAASSSAASSKASSSSAKATSSAEKSTNGSSSTTSKNAGAALDMGFFSAGVGAAIAGAAAMLL; the protein is encoded by the coding sequence ATGTCTTTCACTAAAATTGCTACTCTACTAGCTGTCGCTGCCGTCTCAACTCAATTGGTTTCCGCTATTGGTCAATATGAAATTGTGGAATTCAATGCTATCTTGGAAGACGTCAAGGCCAATCTGCAACAATACATGTCTTTGGCATATAACGATCCAAACTTTAGTCTGCCAACTGGTGTTTTGGATGTTTACCAACATATGACTACTGCCACCGATGATTCTTACACTAGTTATTTCACAGAAATGGACTTTGCTCAAATCAGTACTGCTATGTTCCGTGTGCCATGGTACTCTTCCAGACTAGAGCCTGAAATCATTTCTGCTTTAAAGAATGCAGGTATCACTATCACTTCTTTAGGTCAAACTGTTGCCGAATCTGACGCTGCCTCTACTTCGGCTTCCGAATCatctgcttcttcttccgcTGCTTCTTCTgctgcttcttcttccgctgcttcttcttccgcTGCTTCTTCTGCTGCTTCTTccgcttcttcttccaaagcttcttcttccgctgcttcttcttctgctgCCTCTTCCAAGgcttcttcctcttccgCAAAGGCCACCTCTTCAGCAGAAAAATCCACTAATGGTTCTTCTTCCACTACTTCCAAGAATGCCGGTGCAGCTTTGGACATGGGTTTCTTCTCCGCTGGTGTTGGTGCTGCTATTGCTGGTGCTGCCGCTATGCTATTATGA